From one Syngnathoides biaculeatus isolate LvHL_M chromosome 12, ASM1980259v1, whole genome shotgun sequence genomic stretch:
- the slc17a5 gene encoding sialin isoform X3 produces MASRFSDTDGDERQQQQEPLLQRGRQQDNNSQRGKMRPAAPACRSARYGLALLSSFGFFVVYALRVNLSVAMVDMLNDTRRAHRNRSGSLCPAHPGPARPERNHTAGVYDWDTETQGWILGSFFYGYILTQIPGGYLAGRWGPKWLMGLGILGTVAFTLLTPAAADLGAGYLVAVRVLEGVGELKMTVMSSPGRDLPRHVQHVGGVGAPAGEEPPPHHLLHRSSDRDGGVAPAVGGDLLLPGLDLRLLHLRCGGPLVVRAVGPAGLRQSQQPPVDLGTREGLHRGLAEERAVAVGQKHPVGRHRDVAPPAGHRGGALLLQLDLLHAPHPAAHLHERRPGLQHPAERLPVGAPLPGLRRVRRAERSAGRLPAGEAALGRRHGPEVLLCGGHDGTGRLPGGGRVHGMQLHLGADLPHHLVFAGRSVGVRLQHQPPGHRPLLRGNPAGHHQHLCHRPRHGRTRRREKPHCQ; encoded by the exons ATGGCGTCGCGCTTCTCGGACACGGATGGCGAcgagcggcagcagcagcaagaGCCTCTGCTTCAACGGGGGCGCCAGCAGGACAACAACAGCCAGCGGG GGAAAATGCGTCCCGCAGCTCCGGCGTGTCGCTCGGCGCGCTACGGCCTGGCCCTGCTGTCCTCGTTCGGCTTCTTCGTGGTCTACGCCCTGCGGGTCAACCTCAGCGTGGCCATGGTGGACATGCTCAACGACACCCGGCGGGCGCACCGCAACCGCAGCGGGTCCCTGTGCCCCGCCCaccccggcccggcccggcccgaaCGCAACCACACC GCCGGCGTGTACGACTGGGACACGGAGACGCAGGGCTGGATCCTGGGCTCCTTCTTCTACGGCTACATCCTGACGCAGATCCCGGGGGGGTACCTGGCGGGCCGCTGGGGGCCCAAGTGGCTGATGGGTTTGGGCATCCTGGGGACGGTGGCCTTCACGCTGCTCACCCCCGCGGCCGCCGACCTGGGCGCCGGCTACCTCGTCGCCGTCAGGGTGCTGGAGGGCGTCGGGGAG CTGAAGATGACTGTAATGTCATCTCCAGGGCGTGACCTTCCCCGCCATGTACAGCATGTGGGCGGCGTGGGCGCCCCCGCTGGAGAGGAGCCGCCTCCTCACCATCTCCTACATCG GAGCTCAGATCGGGACGGTGGTGTCGCTCCCGCTGTCGGGGGAGATCTGCTTCTACCTGGACTGGACCTACGTCTTCTACATCTTCG GTGCGGTGGGCCTCTTGTGGTTCGTGCTGTGGGCCCTGCTGGCCTTCGACAGTCCCAACAGCCACCCGTGGATCTCGGAACAAGAGAGGGTCTACATCGTGGGCTCGCTGAAGAACGAG CTGTCGCCGTCGGGCAGAAGCATCCCGTGGGGCGCCATCGTGACGTCGCGCCCCCTGCTGGCCATCGTGGTGGCGCACTTCTCCTACAACTGGACCTTTTACACGCTCCTCACCCTGCTGCCCACCTACATGAACGACGTCCTGGGCTTCAGCATCCAGCAG AACGGCTTCCTGTCGGCGCTCCCTTACCTGGGCTGCGCCGCGTGCGCCGTGCTGAGCGGTCAGCTGGCCGACTACCTGCGGGAGAGGCGGCGCTGGGCCGCCGTCACGGTCCGGAAGTCCTTCTCTGCGGTGGGCATGACGGGACCGGCCGTCTTCCTGGTGGCGGCCGGGTACACGGGATGCAACTACACCTCGGCGCTGACCTTCCTCACCATCTCGTCTTCGCTGGGCGGAGTGTCGGCGTCCGGCTTCAACATCAACCACCTGGACATCGCCCCCTC CTACGCGGGAATCCTGCTGGGCATCACCAACACCTTTGCCACCGTCCCCGGCATGGTCGGACCCGTCGTCGCGAGAAGCCTCACTGCCAAT AA
- the kcnq5a gene encoding potassium voltage-gated channel subfamily KQT member 5 isoform X10 — protein sequence MIVVFGLEYIIRIWSAGCCCRYRGWQGRLRFARKPFCVIDIVVLIASVAVVSAGSQGNIFAASALRSLRFLQIVRMVRMDRRGGTWKLLGSVVYAHSKELVTAWYIGFLVLIFSSFLVYLVEKEENKDFATYADALWWGTITLTTIGYGDKTPQTWTGRLLSAGFALLGISFFALPAGILGSGFALKVQEQHRQKHFEKRRNPAASLIQCVWRSYAADENSISVATWTPHLKALHTCSPAKKEQGEAAYSQKLSFKERVRMASPRGQTVKSRQASVNDRQRCSPGNEAASGELMGQSPGKVQKSWSFNDRTRFRPSLRLKSQARAAASEADAGVSAEDSQDERGCRCDVTAEDLSAPLKAVIRAVRIMSFHVAKKKFKETLRPYDVKDVIEQYSAGHLDMLCRIKSLQTRLDTVVGPAPRPLGRRAKTFSSPSLHSYYGQARRKSSAPGVDQILGKGQMGVDKKPRDKVNPDGDAHDGVSMLGRVCKVERQVSSIESKLDSLLDAYRQVLQRGPSPLALFRADSDCPTSIPDREPPSPRGRRGDAHPGGLRLVPAPADGDEGAPDSAPPSYPPSTASLSPSPLLPPDSPYPSPVTRFPDLPPSAGGFTLQLPPVMPPSHLRCPVAEATAEPGSSVVQLREKPGSKSDAVWRRHVSLEVDPLLASAPDWGAALGKSLSMHNLNNRHGGGGGGDDDGDWSGSGLFICERKPAALGL from the exons ATGATCGTCGTGTTTGGTCTGGAGTACATCATCCGAATATGGAGCGCCGGCTGCTGCTGTCGCTACCGAGGCTGGCAAGGACGGCTCCGCTTTGCCCGGAAACCATTTTGCGTCATCG ACATCGTCGTGCTGATCGCCTCCGTCGCCGTGGTTTCCGCCGGCAGCCAGGGCAACATCTTCGCCGCCTCGGCCCTGCGCAGCCTCCGTTTCCTGCAGATCGTGCGCATGGTGCGCATGGACCGGCGCGGGGGCACCTGGAAGCTGCTGGGATCCGTCGTCTACGCGCACAGCAAA GAGCTGGTGACGGCTTGGTACATCGGCTTCCTGGTGCTCATCTTCTCCTCCTTCCTGGTCTACCTGGTGGAGAAAGAGGAGAACAAGGACTTTGCCACCTACGCCGACGCGCTCTGGTGGGGCACG ATCACACTGACCACCATCGGCTACGGCGACAAGACGCCGCAGACGTGGACCGGGAGGCTGTTGTCCGCCGGCTTCGCCCTCCTGGGAATTTCCTTCTTTGCTTTGCCTGCT GGCATCCTGGGGTCAGGTTTTGCCCTCAAGGTACAAGAGCAACATCGGCAAAAGCACTTTGAAAAGAGACGGAATCCCGCAGCCAGCCTCATCCAG TGTGTCTGGCGTAGTTACGCTGCCGATGAGAACTCGATTTCCGTTGCAACCTGGACGCCTCATTTGAAGGCGTTGCATACCTGCAGCCCCGCCAA GAAAGAGCAGGGCGAGGCCGCTTACAG TCAAAAGTTGAGCTTCAAAGAGCGAGTCCGCATGGCCAGCCCGCGGGGGCAGACCGTGAAAAGTCGCCAGGCGTCCGTCAACGACCGCCAGCGCTGTTCCCCCGGCAACGAGGCGGCGAGCGGCGAGCTGATGGGCCAAAGCCCCGGCAAGGTGCAAAAGAGCTGGAGCTTCAACGACCGCACGCGATTCCGACCCTCGCTCAGGCTCAAGAGCCAGGCCCGCGCCGCGGCTTCAGAAG CGGACGCCGGCGTGAGCGCGGAGGATTCCCAGGACGAGCGAGGCTGCCGCTGCGACGTCACGGCCGAGGACCTGTCGGCTCCCCTCAAGGCGGTCATCAGAGCTGTCAG aattATGAGTTTCCACGTGGCCAAGAAGAAGTTCAAGGAGACGCTGCGTCCGTACGACGTGAAGGACGTGATCGAGCAGTACTCGGCGGGACACTTGGACATGCTGTGCCGCATCAAGAGCCTCCAGACCAG ACTAGATACTGTGGTAGGTCCCGCTCCGAGGCCCCTCGGCAGGCGCGCCAAGACCTTTTCCTCCCCGTCCCTGCATTCGTATTACGGTCAGGCCCGGAGGAAGTCCTCAGCACCGGG GGTGGACCAAATCCTGGGCAAAGGCCAAATGGGCGTGGATAAAAAGCCGAGGGACAAAGTCAACCCGGACGGAGACGCTCACGACGGCGTCAGCATGCTGGGCCGCGTGTGCAAAGTGGAGAGGCAG GTTTCTTCCATCGAGTCCAAGTTGGACTCCCTCCTGGACGCGTATCGCCAAGTCCTCCAGCGAGGCCCGTCCCCCCTGGCCCTCTTCCGGGCCGACTCCGACTGCCCGACGTCCATCCCGGACCGCGAGCCGCCCTCCCCGCGGGGACGGCGCGGCGACGCCCACCCGGGGGGACTGCGCCTCGTCCCGGCCCCGGCCGACGGCGACGAAGGGGCCCCGGACTCCGCGCCTCCGTCCTACCCGCCGTCCACCGCCTCGCTTTCCCCGTCGCCCCTGCTGCCGCCCGACAGCCCCTACCCCTCGCCGGTCACCCGCTTCCCGGACCTGCCTCCTTCCGCCGGGGGCTTCACCCTCCAGTTGCCTCCCGTCATGCCCCCCTCCCACTTGCGCTGCCCCGTCGCAGAAGCCACGGCGGAGCCCGGGTCCTCCGTCGTGCAGCTGCGCGAGAAGCCCGGCTCCAAATCCGACGCTGTTTGGAGGCGACACGTGAGCCTGGAGGTGGACCCCCTGTTGGCGTCGGCGCCCGATTGGGGGGCCGCCCTCGGGAAGTCCCTTTCCATGCACAATCTCAATAATCgtcacggcggcggcggcggcggcgacgacgacggcgactGGAGCGGGAGCGGACTCTTCATTTGCGAGCGCAAGCCGGCGGCGCTCGGACTCTGA
- the LOC133509447 gene encoding elongation factor 1-alpha 1, giving the protein MGKEKVHINIVVIGHVDSGKSTTTGHLIYKCGGIDKRTIEKFEKEAAEMGKGSFKYAWVLDKLKAERERGITIDISLWKFETSKYYVTIIDAPGHRDFIKNMITGTSQADCAVLIVAAGVGEFEAGISKNGQTREHALLAYTLGVKQLIVGVNKMDSTEPNYSQKRYEEIVKEVSTYIKKIGYNPDTVPFVPISGWNGDNMLDASPNMQWFKGWKINRKDGNASGTTLLEALDAIQPPTRPTDKPLRLPLQDVYKIGGIGTVPVGRVETGILKPGMVVTFAPVNITTEVKSVEMHHEALSEALPGDNVGFNVKNVSVKDIRRGNVAGDSKTDPPQEAASFTAQVIILNHPGQISAGYAPVLDCHTAHIACKFAELKEKIDRRSGKKLEDNPKSLKSGDAAIVDMTPGKPMCVESFSEYPPLGRFAVRDMRQTVAVGVIKGVEKKASTAGKITKSAQKAQRNK; this is encoded by the exons ATGGGCAAGGAGAAGGTCCACATCAACATCGTGGTCATCGGCCACGTGGACTCGGGCAAGTCCACCACCACGGGCCACCTCATCTACAAGTGCGGCGGCATCGACAAACGAACTATCGAGAAGTTTGAGAAGGAGGCCGCCGAG ATGGGGAAAGGATCGTTCAAGTACGCGTGGGTGTTGGACAAGCTGAAGGCCGAAAGGGAGCGCGGCATCACCATCGACATCTCGCTGTGGAAGTTCGAGACCAGCAAGTACTACGTGACCATCATCGACGCTCCCGGCCACAGGGACTTTATCAAGAACATGATCACTGGAACGTCGCAG GCCGACTGCGCCGTGCTGATCGTGGCCGCCGGCGTGGGGGAGTTTGAGGCCGGCATCTCCAAGAACGGGCAGACCCGCGAACACGCCCTGCTGGCCTACACGCTGGGCGTGAAGCAGCTCATCGTGGGCGTCAACAAGATGGACTCCACTGAGCCCAACTACAGCCAGAAACGCTACGAGGAAATCGTCAAGGAAGTCAGCACCTACATCAAGAAGATAGGCTATAACCCCGACACGGTGCCGTTTGTGCCCATCTCCGGCTGGAACGGCGATAACATGCTCGACGCGAGCCCCAAC ATGCAATGGTTTAAGGGGTGGAAGATCAACAGGAAGGACGGCAACGCATCGGGGACCACGCTGCTGGAAGCCCTGGACGCCATCCAGCCACCCACCCGGCCAACGGACAAGCCTCTTCGCTTGCCCCTTCAGGACGTTTACAAGATTGGAG GTATCGGAACTGTTCCGGTAGGGCGCGTGGAAACGGGCATCCTCAAGCCTGGCATGGTGGTGACCTTCGCCCCCGTCAACATAACCACCGAGGTTAAGTCGGTGGAGATGCACCACGAGGCGCTCTCCGAGGCCCTGCCCGGTGACAACGTTGGCTTCAACGTCAAAAACGTGTCCGTCAAGGACATCCGGCGTGGGAATGTGGCCGGCGACAGCAAGACCGATCCGCCGCAGGAGGCTGCCAGCTTCACCGCTCAG GTCATCATCCTTAACCACCCGGGCCAGATCAGCGCCGGCTACGCCCCCGTGCTGGACTGTCACACCGCTCACATCGCCTGCAAGTTCGCCGAGCTCAAGGAAAAGATCGACCGTCGCTCTGGAAAGAAGCTGGAGGACAACCCAAAGTCCCTCAAGTCCGGAGACGCGGCCATCGTCGACATGACTCCGGGCAAGCCCATGTGTGTCGAGAGCTTCTCCGAGTATCCCCCACTGG GTCGCTTCGCCGTGCGCGACATGCGGCAGACGGTGGCCGTGGGAGTCATCAAGGGTGTGGAGAAAAAGGCCTCCACCGCCGGCAAAATCACAAAGTCTGCCCAGAAGGCCCAGAGGAACAAATGA
- the slc17a5 gene encoding sialin isoform X1, whose amino-acid sequence MASRFSDTDGDERQQQQEPLLQRGRQQDNNSQRGKMRPAAPACRSARYGLALLSSFGFFVVYALRVNLSVAMVDMLNDTRRAHRNRSGSLCPAHPGPARPERNHTAGVYDWDTETQGWILGSFFYGYILTQIPGGYLAGRWGPKWLMGLGILGTVAFTLLTPAAADLGAGYLVAVRVLEGVGEGVTFPAMYSMWAAWAPPLERSRLLTISYIGAQIGTVVSLPLSGEICFYLDWTYVFYIFGAVGLLWFVLWALLAFDSPNSHPWISEQERVYIVGSLKNELSPSGRSIPWGAIVTSRPLLAIVVAHFSYNWTFYTLLTLLPTYMNDVLGFSIQQNGFLSALPYLGCAACAVLSGQLADYLRERRRWAAVTVRKSFSAVGMTGPAVFLVAAGYTGCNYTSALTFLTISSSLGGVSASGFNINHLDIAPSYAGILLGITNTFATVPGMVGPVVARSLTANNTIEEWQMVFYIAAAINLFGATFYAIFGRGAVQSWALRADSYSCQD is encoded by the exons ATGGCGTCGCGCTTCTCGGACACGGATGGCGAcgagcggcagcagcagcaagaGCCTCTGCTTCAACGGGGGCGCCAGCAGGACAACAACAGCCAGCGGG GGAAAATGCGTCCCGCAGCTCCGGCGTGTCGCTCGGCGCGCTACGGCCTGGCCCTGCTGTCCTCGTTCGGCTTCTTCGTGGTCTACGCCCTGCGGGTCAACCTCAGCGTGGCCATGGTGGACATGCTCAACGACACCCGGCGGGCGCACCGCAACCGCAGCGGGTCCCTGTGCCCCGCCCaccccggcccggcccggcccgaaCGCAACCACACC GCCGGCGTGTACGACTGGGACACGGAGACGCAGGGCTGGATCCTGGGCTCCTTCTTCTACGGCTACATCCTGACGCAGATCCCGGGGGGGTACCTGGCGGGCCGCTGGGGGCCCAAGTGGCTGATGGGTTTGGGCATCCTGGGGACGGTGGCCTTCACGCTGCTCACCCCCGCGGCCGCCGACCTGGGCGCCGGCTACCTCGTCGCCGTCAGGGTGCTGGAGGGCGTCGGGGAG GGCGTGACCTTCCCCGCCATGTACAGCATGTGGGCGGCGTGGGCGCCCCCGCTGGAGAGGAGCCGCCTCCTCACCATCTCCTACATCG GAGCTCAGATCGGGACGGTGGTGTCGCTCCCGCTGTCGGGGGAGATCTGCTTCTACCTGGACTGGACCTACGTCTTCTACATCTTCG GTGCGGTGGGCCTCTTGTGGTTCGTGCTGTGGGCCCTGCTGGCCTTCGACAGTCCCAACAGCCACCCGTGGATCTCGGAACAAGAGAGGGTCTACATCGTGGGCTCGCTGAAGAACGAG CTGTCGCCGTCGGGCAGAAGCATCCCGTGGGGCGCCATCGTGACGTCGCGCCCCCTGCTGGCCATCGTGGTGGCGCACTTCTCCTACAACTGGACCTTTTACACGCTCCTCACCCTGCTGCCCACCTACATGAACGACGTCCTGGGCTTCAGCATCCAGCAG AACGGCTTCCTGTCGGCGCTCCCTTACCTGGGCTGCGCCGCGTGCGCCGTGCTGAGCGGTCAGCTGGCCGACTACCTGCGGGAGAGGCGGCGCTGGGCCGCCGTCACGGTCCGGAAGTCCTTCTCTGCGGTGGGCATGACGGGACCGGCCGTCTTCCTGGTGGCGGCCGGGTACACGGGATGCAACTACACCTCGGCGCTGACCTTCCTCACCATCTCGTCTTCGCTGGGCGGAGTGTCGGCGTCCGGCTTCAACATCAACCACCTGGACATCGCCCCCTC CTACGCGGGAATCCTGCTGGGCATCACCAACACCTTTGCCACCGTCCCCGGCATGGTCGGACCCGTCGTCGCGAGAAGCCTCACTGCCAAT AACACCATTGAAGAGTGGCAGATGGTCTTCTACATCGCCGCCGCCATCAACCTGTTCGGCGCCACCTTCTACGCCATCTTCGGCCGAGGCGCCGTGCAGTCCTGGGCCCTCCGCGCCGACTCCTACTCCTGCCAGGACTAA
- the LOC133509448 gene encoding uncharacterized protein LOC133509448: MKRGPLAWLLPWSLLHSGVSVVVYFTEGQTLILRPDFRDVIKNIEWKRNRNFVAEWMESAEAPTYFRDRLSLDLVNGSLIVADAVAADEGNYTLVLNDVLQDEDFIVKFIRPVPEPEVHVSPLACSSESESCTLRCEGDTSGAQPVTYLWRTEPGTEMAPGESHMVINGTDNLVGSFVCAMKNPLGLKESKPFTNPFYQKPPDDGLGAGAIAGLVLFVLGVLIALALCFRFWTKKRGDVTINGAERRADGGTELPENEKLNRDP; the protein is encoded by the coding sequence ATGAAGCGAGGGCCGCTCGCGTGGCTGCTTCCGTGGTCGCTGCTTCACTCCGGCGTCAGCGTGGTCGTGTACTTCACCGAGGGCCAGACGCTGATCCTGCGGCCCGACTTTCGGGATGTCATCAAAAATATCGAGTGGAAGCGGAATCGCAATTTTGTGGCCGAATGGATGGAATCCGCGGAAGCGCCCACCTACTTCCGCGATCGACTATCACTGGACTTGGTTAACGGGTCGCTGATCGTCGCCGACGCCGTCGCGGCGGACGAGGGCAACTACACGCTGGTGCTGAACGACGTGTTGCAGGACGAGGACTTCATCGTGAAGTTTATCCGACCTGTACCCGAACCGGAAGTGCACGTGAGCCCGTTGGCGTGCTCGAGCGAGTCCGAGAGCTGCACGCTGCGCTGCGAAGGGGACACCAGCGGCGCCCAACCCGTCACTTACCTTTGGAGAACCGAACCGGGAACGGAAATGGCACCAGGCGAAAGCCACATGGTCATCAACGGCACGGACAACCTGGTCGGGAGCTTTGTGTGCGCCATGAAGAACCCGTTGGGCTTGAAGGAGAGCAAACCCTTCACCAACCCGTTTTATCAGAAGCCACCCGACGACGGCTTGGGAGCGGGCGCCATCGCGGGCTTGGTCCTGTTCGTTCTGGGGGTCCTGATTGCACTTGCGCTCTGTTTTCGTTTCTGGACCAAGAAGCGAGGCGACGTAACCATCAACGGAGCGGAGCGTCGCGCCGACGGGGGAACGGAACTGCCCGAGAACGAAAAGCTGAACCGCGACCCTTGA
- the slc17a5 gene encoding sialin isoform X2 yields MASRFSDTDGDERQQQQEPLLQRGRQQDNNSQRAPACRSARYGLALLSSFGFFVVYALRVNLSVAMVDMLNDTRRAHRNRSGSLCPAHPGPARPERNHTAGVYDWDTETQGWILGSFFYGYILTQIPGGYLAGRWGPKWLMGLGILGTVAFTLLTPAAADLGAGYLVAVRVLEGVGEGVTFPAMYSMWAAWAPPLERSRLLTISYIGAQIGTVVSLPLSGEICFYLDWTYVFYIFGAVGLLWFVLWALLAFDSPNSHPWISEQERVYIVGSLKNELSPSGRSIPWGAIVTSRPLLAIVVAHFSYNWTFYTLLTLLPTYMNDVLGFSIQQNGFLSALPYLGCAACAVLSGQLADYLRERRRWAAVTVRKSFSAVGMTGPAVFLVAAGYTGCNYTSALTFLTISSSLGGVSASGFNINHLDIAPSYAGILLGITNTFATVPGMVGPVVARSLTANNTIEEWQMVFYIAAAINLFGATFYAIFGRGAVQSWALRADSYSCQD; encoded by the exons ATGGCGTCGCGCTTCTCGGACACGGATGGCGAcgagcggcagcagcagcaagaGCCTCTGCTTCAACGGGGGCGCCAGCAGGACAACAACAGCCAGCGGG CTCCGGCGTGTCGCTCGGCGCGCTACGGCCTGGCCCTGCTGTCCTCGTTCGGCTTCTTCGTGGTCTACGCCCTGCGGGTCAACCTCAGCGTGGCCATGGTGGACATGCTCAACGACACCCGGCGGGCGCACCGCAACCGCAGCGGGTCCCTGTGCCCCGCCCaccccggcccggcccggcccgaaCGCAACCACACC GCCGGCGTGTACGACTGGGACACGGAGACGCAGGGCTGGATCCTGGGCTCCTTCTTCTACGGCTACATCCTGACGCAGATCCCGGGGGGGTACCTGGCGGGCCGCTGGGGGCCCAAGTGGCTGATGGGTTTGGGCATCCTGGGGACGGTGGCCTTCACGCTGCTCACCCCCGCGGCCGCCGACCTGGGCGCCGGCTACCTCGTCGCCGTCAGGGTGCTGGAGGGCGTCGGGGAG GGCGTGACCTTCCCCGCCATGTACAGCATGTGGGCGGCGTGGGCGCCCCCGCTGGAGAGGAGCCGCCTCCTCACCATCTCCTACATCG GAGCTCAGATCGGGACGGTGGTGTCGCTCCCGCTGTCGGGGGAGATCTGCTTCTACCTGGACTGGACCTACGTCTTCTACATCTTCG GTGCGGTGGGCCTCTTGTGGTTCGTGCTGTGGGCCCTGCTGGCCTTCGACAGTCCCAACAGCCACCCGTGGATCTCGGAACAAGAGAGGGTCTACATCGTGGGCTCGCTGAAGAACGAG CTGTCGCCGTCGGGCAGAAGCATCCCGTGGGGCGCCATCGTGACGTCGCGCCCCCTGCTGGCCATCGTGGTGGCGCACTTCTCCTACAACTGGACCTTTTACACGCTCCTCACCCTGCTGCCCACCTACATGAACGACGTCCTGGGCTTCAGCATCCAGCAG AACGGCTTCCTGTCGGCGCTCCCTTACCTGGGCTGCGCCGCGTGCGCCGTGCTGAGCGGTCAGCTGGCCGACTACCTGCGGGAGAGGCGGCGCTGGGCCGCCGTCACGGTCCGGAAGTCCTTCTCTGCGGTGGGCATGACGGGACCGGCCGTCTTCCTGGTGGCGGCCGGGTACACGGGATGCAACTACACCTCGGCGCTGACCTTCCTCACCATCTCGTCTTCGCTGGGCGGAGTGTCGGCGTCCGGCTTCAACATCAACCACCTGGACATCGCCCCCTC CTACGCGGGAATCCTGCTGGGCATCACCAACACCTTTGCCACCGTCCCCGGCATGGTCGGACCCGTCGTCGCGAGAAGCCTCACTGCCAAT AACACCATTGAAGAGTGGCAGATGGTCTTCTACATCGCCGCCGCCATCAACCTGTTCGGCGCCACCTTCTACGCCATCTTCGGCCGAGGCGCCGTGCAGTCCTGGGCCCTCCGCGCCGACTCCTACTCCTGCCAGGACTAA
- the ddx43 gene encoding probable ATP-dependent RNA helicase DDX43, whose amino-acid sequence MSDWEEDENEPFTAQSTGTEWRPPSGPTLRGKISFGGRNTSKLEASRYEGGGRREKRSDGRRPFARSHGSRQLQLGAEKSNSAVVVTVERSLVGRIIGRGGAKKRELEERTGARIKIDDGKNEAEVLVFGPSSAQQKAKEMMEELLAGGNPPSRGGGGRGAAPAAAAAAAAAGGGGGSVSVWSRAQLQVADVTPARPAMDWSDIRENMRKYEEMKWKELPPIKKNFYTEAESVSLLTDKQVQDWRKENNNIFVDDLADGGEKRPVPNPCRSFPEAFEGYPEITDAIRRVGFVKPTPVQSQAWPVLLSGEDLIAVAQTGTGKTLAYLLPGLIHMDGQPAPRSERQGPGMLVLTPTRELALQIEEECGKYRYKGYKSVCIYGGGDRRLQIHLVKGGVDVVIATPGRLNDLQMNEVISLRSISYLVLDEADRMLDMGFEPQILKILLDIRPDRQTVMTSATWPAGVRRLAKSYLKNPMMVFVGTLDLAAVGTVQQTVLVLHEEDKKSYLLGFIGDLLPDEKVLIFVSKKIKCDDLSSDLCLRGLAVQSLHGDREQCDREEALKDFKDGRVRILVATDLASRGLDVHDITHVVNYDFPQNIEEYVHRVGRTGRAGRCGVAVTLVTRENWRMAPELIPILERSGQDVPVELLQMAQRYEKHEREKVLPNPGDRGRRDGRRRGGRF is encoded by the exons atgtctgactgGGAAGAGGACGAAAACGAGCCTTTTACGGCCCAATCCACGGGGACCGAATGGAGGCCTCCGAGCGGCCCGACGCTCAGAGGCAAAATTTCTTTCGGTGGACGGAACACAAGCAAGCTCGAAGCTTCGAGGTACGAGGGCGGAGGACGGCGCGAGAAGCGCAGTGATGGCCGCCGCCCTTTTGCCCGGAGCCACGGGAGTCGACAACTTCAACTCGGGGCCGAAAAGTCCAATTCAGCTGTCGTCGTAACCGTGGAACGTAGCCTGGTGGGGAGGATAATTG ggCGCGGAGGAGCTAAAAAACGTGAATTGGAGGAGAGGACGGGCGCAAGAATCAAG ATCGACGACGGCAAGAATGAGGCCGAGGTGCTCGTCTTTGGACCATCTTCTGCTCAGCAGAAGGCCAAAGAGATGATGGAAGAGCTGCTGGCCGGCGGGAATCCTCCATCCCGTGGGG GAGGTGGAAGAggagcagcaccagcagcagcagcagcagcagcagcagcaggaggaggaggaggaagtgtgtCGGTGTGGTCCCGTGCACAATTACAGGTAGCGGACGTGACCCCGGCCCGTCCGGCCATGGACTGGAGCGACATTCGGGAGAACATGCGCAAGTATGAAGAGATGAaatggaaag AGCTGCCCCCCATCAAGAAGAATTTCTACACTGAGGCTGAGAGCGTTTCCCTCCTCACGGACAAACAAGTTCAAGATTGGAG GAAAGAGAACAACAACATATTTGTGGACGACCTCGCCGACGGCGGCGAGAAACGGCCCGTCCCCAATCCCTGCCGGAGCTTTCCGGAAGCTTTCGAAGGTTACCCGGAGATCACGGACGCCATCCGTCGGGTCGGCTTCGTCAAGCCGACTCCCGTCCAG TCGCAGGCGTGGCCGGTGCTCTTGAGCGGGGAGGACCTGATCGCCGTCGCCCAGACCGGAACGGGCAAAACCTTGGCCTACCTGCTCCCCGGATTAATCCACATGGACGGACAGCCCGC ACCTCGATCCGAACGCCAAGGGCCCGGGATGCTGGTGCTGACTCCCACCAGAGAGCTGGCCTTGCAGATTGAAGAGGAGTGCGGCAAGTACCGCTACAAAGGCTATAAAAG CGTGTGCATCTACGGCGGCGGCGACAGAAGGCTTCAGATCCACCTGGTGAAGGGGGGCGTGGACGTCGTCATCGCCACGCCGGGACGACTCAACGATTTGCAGATGAACGAAGTCATCAGTCTGCGCTCTATCAGCTACCTG GTGTTGGATGAAGCGGACCGGATGCTGGACATGGGCTTTGAACCCCAGATCCTGAAGATTCTGCTGGACATCCGGCCCGACCGACAGACCGTCATGACGAG CGCCACCTGGCCCGCAGGCGTGAGACGTTTGGCCAAGTCCTACCTCAAGAATCCCATGATGGTCTTCGTGGGCACCTTGGACTTGGCA GCTGTTGGTACGGTGCAGCAGACTGTGCTGGTGCTGCACGAAGAAGACAAGAAGTCCTACCTGTTGGGCTTCATCGGGGACCTCCTGCCTGACGAGAAAGTTCTCATCTTTGTTAGCAAGAAGATCAA GTGCGATGACCTGTCCAGCGACTTGTGTCTCCGAGGTCTGGCCGTGCAAAGTCTCCACGGCGACCGGGAGCAGTGTGATCGGGAGGAGGCTCTCAAGGACTTTAAAGATG GTCGCGTTCGTATCCTGGTGGCCACGGACTTGGCGTCTCGCGGCTTAGACGTCCACGACATCACGCACGTCGTTAACTACGACTTCCCGCAAAACATCGAGGAGTACGTGCACCGCGTGGGCCGCACCGGACGAGCGGG ACGCTGCGGAGTTGCCGTTACCCTGGTAACCAGAGAAAACTGGAGGATGGCGCCGGAGCTGATTCCCATCTTGGAGCGGTCGGGCCAG GATGTCCCCGTGGAGCTGCTGCAAATGGCGCAAAGATACGAGAAGCACGAGAGGGAGAAGGTGCTCCCGAATCCCGGCGATCGAGGCCGTCGAGATGGACGACGTAGAGGCGGGCGGTTCTAG